The nucleotide sequence ACGGCTCATTGCCACCACGATGACAGCACCGATCCCGCCGGGGGTCCTGCCTTTGGAACCACCGACATCCGTCAGTTCGATGGTAGGCAGGGTCCCGGACCGTGTTGTGCCGTCGGCACGTCGCATGTGGAAGGTCACGCCCTCGATGGTCAGCCTGCGGATGGCGATGCGATGCGGTTCGCCGGGTGCGTCCGCCGATACGGGCTCCGTCTCCGCTGATTTTCGATCTGCTTTTTTTAGGTTCATCTGGGTGTTGCCGGAGATGTCTTTCAGGTTGGAGCCGCCCTGTTCATTCATCTCGAGAGAAACAACCGGGGAATCGATCACCACTTCATCCAAAACGATCGGGGAGGTTCTGAATAGAATGGAAAGTACCCCCAGATTCAGACGCAACAAGTCCATATCGAAGGCATTTTGAGATCGATAACCCTCCGGGTTGGCCACAGAAAGGCCGGTAATCTGTCCCGATCCTTGCAGAATCTTCAGATTCACACCATCGACAGTCACCGGCACACCGGTCAGCTCGCTACCCACGGCCTCCATCTGGTTTTCGATTCGCGTGTTAAGGCCGGAACATGCGGCAACAAGCAGTGCAGCCAGTATAGCGGCCGGCACCTTCGCTATCGGCTTTTTCATTGGTCCCATCTCTCTTCACGGTCGTTTTTTTCTCAGAGGCGAATGTTCTGCATCGGGAGGAGGTCCTTTGGTGGACCCCCTTGCGGCCGACTTCGTATCGAAATCTTGCCATCTAACCGAGGTGAAAAAAGCAATGATTGATGCGTCAGTCTGATCGGGAACGCTGTCCGCTACTACCGCAGATATTGGGTCGAAATTTTTTGAGGTTGCCAAGGAATGCACCAGATAAACTGTGGCGCCCTTTGTTTGTTCTGGCCCGCTACGTAAAGATGCTCGTATTTTTCAAAAGTCCGGTTTTTAAGGGAAGATCACCCTCCAATCCTCTTTCATGTTCACAATGATCCATCCTCGACCGGGCCCCTCGTCAAGCCCGCGATCAAGTCTGCCTGCGTGCGATTCTCTGTCGTAAGCCCATTCGCGTTTATCGTCCGTGTGGTGGATGATGAGCCCCAAGCAAGGGCCTGGGCCATTCGTTGTCCACTCCAGCATTTCGAAATCACCGTCGGAATTGCCGACCGCCAGAACCGGCCGACGTCCGATGTGCCAATGAATCCCTACCGGTTTCCCCGCCTTGTCGTTGATAAAGCGCAACTTTGATAGCCGAACCAGCGCCGGTTTTCCTTCACGAATTTCATACCTCGTCTCGACACTGCTGCCGATCACCTGCTCAGGGGGGATGCCGTACACCTGCTCCGCCCAGGGCCGCATGAACTCAATGCCGCCACCGGAAACAATAAAGGTCTTGAAATCGTTGGCCCGCAGGTAGGCGAGCAGTTCCAACATCGGCTGGAAGACCATATCGGTATAGTGCTTGCCGGTCTTGGGATGCTTGGCTGTGGCGATCCAGTCCTTGACGATTTTTTCGAACTCCGTCGTGGTCATACCCGCATGAGTGGCCATGATAATTTCGAGAATCGCCTTCTCTCCACCGGCCAGCGTCTGTTTCACGTCCCCCCCCAGCAACGACGCGAATGGTTCCTCTGTCTTCCATTCCGGATGCTGCGGTGCGAGTGCTTTGACGCGGTCAAGGGCAAAGAAAAGCTGGAAGTACATCGGTTGTTCGCTCCACAATGTGCCGTCGTTATCGAATGTGGCGATACGT is from Deltaproteobacteria bacterium and encodes:
- a CDS encoding haloacid dehalogenase-like hydrolase, coding for MNLRMFWLFTAFVVAAFATGAQATDPLPSWNNGQTKQSILAFVKNVTTSGSPGFLPPSERIATFDNDGTLWSEQPMYFQLFFALDRVKALAPQHPEWKTEEPFASLLGGDVKQTLAGGEKAILEIIMATHAGMTTTEFEKIVKDWIATAKHPKTGKHYTDMVFQPMLELLAYLRANDFKTFIVSGGGIEFMRPWAEQVYGIPPEQVIGSSVETRYEIREGKPALVRLSKLRFINDKAGKPVGIHWHIGRRPVLAVGNSDGDFEMLEWTTNGPGPCLGLIIHHTDDKREWAYDRESHAGRLDRGLDEGPGRGWIIVNMKEDWRVIFP